Proteins from a genomic interval of Flammeovirgaceae bacterium SG7u.111:
- a CDS encoding transposase, whose product MERRDAFELYTDYLVANQGLATSTGLSALLDENLKHDYISDSLAQQGLDQKAFWKEVKPFVRKIENEESVISIDDTIIKKPHSTENEVINYHFDHTTGKSTKGINLLNFLLSSEYEQQIVNSPLAYHVVRKSQAYKDKDGKTKYKSEVSKNEVVLEQLRCLTFLNQVKYRYILFDSWFSSSKSLKYIHTKLEKVFVCPLKSNRLVALDLQDKKEGKFVNVSTLSFDSQEPLQVYVKGLEFPVSLVREVFKNKDRSTGVLYLISNDTSLTYDQLTTIYQKRWKVEEFHKSLKQNTLLGNSPTKMEVGQCNHIFASMLAYVQLERLKVKERLNHFALKAKFHLVMLKAAFDQLQVLKAA is encoded by the coding sequence ATGGAAAGACGAGATGCATTTGAACTTTACACCGATTATTTGGTAGCTAACCAAGGTTTAGCTACTTCTACTGGCTTGTCAGCCCTATTAGATGAAAACCTTAAACATGATTACATCAGTGACAGTCTCGCACAGCAAGGTTTAGATCAAAAAGCCTTTTGGAAAGAGGTCAAACCTTTTGTCCGCAAAATTGAAAACGAAGAAAGTGTTATTTCCATTGATGACACCATCATCAAAAAGCCTCACAGCACTGAAAACGAGGTGATCAATTACCATTTTGACCATACCACCGGTAAAAGTACAAAGGGCATCAATTTACTTAACTTTCTGCTCAGCAGTGAATATGAGCAGCAAATTGTCAATAGCCCTTTAGCTTACCATGTTGTGCGCAAGTCACAGGCTTACAAGGATAAAGATGGAAAAACCAAGTATAAGAGCGAAGTCTCCAAGAATGAAGTTGTATTAGAACAACTCAGGTGCCTGACTTTTCTCAACCAAGTCAAATACAGGTACATCTTGTTTGATTCTTGGTTCTCTAGCTCAAAAAGCTTGAAATACATCCACACCAAACTAGAGAAGGTATTTGTTTGCCCTCTCAAGAGTAACCGTTTGGTTGCCTTGGATTTACAGGACAAGAAAGAGGGTAAGTTTGTCAATGTGTCTACACTGTCATTTGACTCCCAAGAGCCTCTACAGGTCTATGTCAAGGGCTTGGAATTCCCTGTCAGCCTAGTTCGAGAAGTCTTTAAGAACAAAGACCGCTCAACAGGAGTACTCTATCTGATTAGCAATGACACCTCACTCACTTACGATCAGCTCACTACAATCTATCAGAAACGATGGAAAGTAGAGGAGTTCCATAAATCACTCAAACAAAACACCTTGCTCGGTAATTCCCCCACTAAAATGGAGGTGGGCCAGTGTAACCATATTTTTGCCTCTATGCTTGCCTACGTGCAGTTAGAACGCCTAAAAGTTAAAGAACGACTG